Proteins encoded in a region of the Candidatus Paceibacterota bacterium genome:
- a CDS encoding methionine--tRNA ligase — MSRYYVTTAIPYVNAKPHLGHVLEFIETDVLVRWLKQNGGEVRFQTGSDENSLKNVLSAQKANIPVKDFVDSNTKSFQDIYPLYEIAYDDYIRTTEERHKTGVLKLWQALNPEDIYKKSYKGLYCIGCEAFLKESDLVDGCCPEHKTKPEAIEEENYFFRLSKYQDQLIELISADKLKIIPESRKNEVLSLLKSGLEDISISRSRERAGGWGIAVPDDSSQVIYVWIDALANYITALNYGGDQADFIKWWQESDEIWHIIGKGISRFHAVYWPAILLSAKIKMPDHIFVHGYLTTEGEKISKSLGNVIDPLEAAQNYGVEPLRYFLTHEISAYDDGDFSAKRFWERYNSDLAGGIGNLLSRVTTLGQLLEKEIKLKKVETETQTLVEENIRKTAESMSAAHFNEALDRIWELVRFSDKYIADNKIWETIKTDQEKAERELANLVYILANIGWQLKPFMPQTGGKIITSLGLEDMPIHFLEGLSNRAVCLKKSEILFPRHGQE, encoded by the coding sequence ATGTCTCGATACTACGTTACCACTGCGATTCCTTACGTTAATGCCAAGCCCCATCTGGGGCATGTTTTAGAATTCATAGAAACGGATGTTTTGGTCCGTTGGTTAAAACAGAATGGAGGAGAAGTGCGTTTCCAAACGGGGAGCGATGAGAATTCTCTAAAAAATGTTTTAAGCGCCCAGAAAGCGAATATTCCGGTCAAAGATTTTGTAGATAGTAATACCAAATCTTTTCAGGATATCTACCCCCTTTATGAAATTGCTTACGATGACTATATAAGAACAACAGAAGAAAGACATAAGACGGGCGTTTTAAAATTATGGCAAGCGCTTAATCCTGAAGATATTTATAAAAAAAGCTATAAAGGACTTTACTGCATTGGTTGTGAAGCTTTTCTTAAGGAAAGTGATTTAGTCGATGGCTGTTGTCCGGAGCATAAAACCAAACCAGAAGCGATTGAGGAAGAAAATTATTTTTTTAGGCTGTCCAAATATCAAGACCAGCTAATTGAGCTAATTAGCGCGGATAAGCTAAAAATTATTCCTGAAAGCAGGAAAAATGAAGTTTTATCTTTATTAAAATCTGGCCTAGAGGATATAAGCATTTCTCGCAGTCGGGAACGGGCTGGGGGCTGGGGGATAGCAGTGCCAGACGATTCTTCCCAGGTGATATATGTTTGGATCGATGCTTTGGCCAATTATATTACAGCTTTGAATTATGGGGGCGATCAGGCAGATTTTATTAAATGGTGGCAAGAAAGCGATGAAATCTGGCATATTATAGGAAAAGGTATATCGCGCTTCCATGCTGTTTATTGGCCAGCCATTTTGCTTTCCGCCAAAATAAAGATGCCTGACCATATTTTTGTGCATGGCTACCTGACTACAGAAGGAGAAAAAATTTCTAAGAGCCTGGGTAATGTTATAGACCCCCTCGAAGCAGCCCAAAATTATGGGGTAGAACCATTACGCTATTTTTTAACTCACGAAATTTCTGCCTATGATGATGGCGATTTTTCAGCTAAACGTTTTTGGGAAAGATATAATTCGGATTTGGCGGGAGGAATAGGAAATCTTTTGAGCCGAGTTACTACTCTGGGACAATTATTGGAGAAAGAAATTAAGCTTAAAAAAGTTGAGACAGAAACACAAACTTTGGTAGAGGAGAACATAAGGAAAACTGCGGAATCGATGTCTGCAGCTCATTTCAATGAAGCTTTAGACAGGATTTGGGAATTGGTCAGATTTTCTGATAAATACATAGCTGATAATAAAATTTGGGAAACCATTAAAACGGACCAGGAAAAGGCGGAAAGAGAATTAGCCAATCTAGTTTATATTTTAGCCAATATAGGCTGGCAATTAAAACCATTTATGCCGCAAACAGGAGGCAAAATCATTACCAGTTTGGGGTTGGAAGACATGCCTATACATTTCTTGGAAGGACTGAGTAACAGAGCGGTTTGTCTTAAAAAATCTGAAATTTTATTTCCCAGGCATGGACAAGAATAG
- the hxsB gene encoding His-Xaa-Ser system radical SAM maturase HxsB — MNKNISQIKLNKDKVGFFRYKQFGKDYLITNDVGQYSWLSTQDFQSFVGGKLKPTSKLYKELASKNFLKENENVDSLINSYRNRNAFLFDGPSLHIVVVTLRCNYNCIYCQASSKGMEAKGYDMDAKTAKAVVDTIFASPNPNITIEFQGGEPLVNWPVIKTIVEYAEKKNIKVKKKLFISLVSNLSRMDDEKYAYIIKHHISVCTSLDGPEELHNFNRPFVGGNSYQATTNWIAKFKKAEAKDKSLYRLGALVTISHKSLKYPKEIVDEYRKWGFVGIHLRPLSLLGLSGNPQNPIGYSVDEFLDFWKKSMDYIINLNLKGHFFYERESIIMLRKIFTDLDPNFLDLRSPCGAGIGQMLYNYNGLVYTCDEARMLGEDTFVLGDVNKNGYKEIIANPNLRAVCQASILENSQCDYCVYKPYCGLCPVLNYSLYNSLFPPNANNYRCRLNTGMLDYLFKKMENPKVKEVFKNWLGIKKSK; from the coding sequence ATGAATAAGAATATTTCACAGATAAAATTAAATAAAGACAAGGTTGGCTTCTTTCGATATAAGCAATTCGGGAAAGATTATCTCATTACCAATGATGTGGGGCAGTATAGTTGGCTGTCAACTCAAGATTTCCAGAGCTTCGTTGGGGGTAAATTAAAACCAACTAGTAAATTGTATAAGGAATTAGCCAGTAAGAACTTTTTAAAAGAAAACGAAAATGTGGATAGCTTAATCAATAGCTATCGTAATCGTAATGCTTTTCTGTTTGATGGCCCCTCTCTTCATATCGTAGTGGTAACCCTAAGATGCAACTATAACTGCATCTATTGTCAGGCTAGTTCCAAGGGAATGGAGGCAAAAGGATACGATATGGATGCCAAAACGGCCAAAGCAGTGGTGGATACTATTTTTGCCTCTCCTAATCCTAATATTACTATAGAGTTCCAGGGAGGGGAGCCATTAGTAAATTGGCCTGTTATAAAAACGATTGTTGAATATGCCGAAAAGAAGAATATTAAGGTCAAAAAGAAGCTCTTTATTAGTTTGGTGAGCAATTTGAGCAGGATGGATGATGAAAAATATGCCTATATAATTAAACACCATATTTCTGTTTGTACCTCCTTGGACGGGCCAGAAGAATTGCATAATTTTAATCGACCATTTGTTGGCGGAAACAGCTATCAAGCTACCACTAATTGGATAGCTAAGTTTAAAAAAGCAGAGGCTAAAGATAAGTCTTTATATAGATTAGGAGCTCTGGTAACTATTTCTCATAAATCTTTAAAATATCCTAAAGAGATTGTTGATGAATACAGAAAGTGGGGTTTTGTTGGTATTCATTTAAGACCGTTGAGTCTTTTAGGGCTTTCTGGTAACCCCCAAAATCCTATAGGCTACTCTGTAGACGAGTTTTTAGACTTCTGGAAAAAATCCATGGATTATATCATTAACCTGAATCTTAAAGGGCATTTTTTCTACGAGAGAGAAAGCATAATTATGCTAAGAAAGATTTTTACGGATTTAGATCCAAATTTCCTGGACCTGAGGTCTCCTTGTGGTGCCGGCATTGGACAAATGTTGTATAATTATAATGGTCTAGTTTATACTTGTGATGAGGCCAGAATGTTGGGAGAGGATACGTTTGTTTTAGGTGACGTAAATAAAAATGGTTATAAGGAAATAATTGCCAATCCCAATCTGAGAGCAGTATGCCAAGCCTCTATTTTGGAAAATTCCCAATGCGACTATTGCGTCTATAAGCCTTATTGCGGGCTGTGTCCTGTTTTAAATTATTCCCTGTATAACAGTCTTTTCCCGCCTAACGCTAATAACTATCGCTGCCGTTTGAATACAGGTATGTTGGATTATTTATTTAAAAAAATGGAGAACCCTAAGGTGAAAGAAGTTTTTAAAAATTGGTTAGGGATAAAAAAGAGCAAATAA
- a CDS encoding NYN domain-containing protein, whose amino-acid sequence MIRNMAGKSNYAYIDGNNLYRGVKNSSWNIDLFRFKRWLADKYGVTQAYYFIGLIPKEKDLYETLQKAGFTLIFKGVVYDGDGKPKGNCDADLVLQAVRDVYENACEQSVLVSSDGDYAGLVKFLKEKNKLKIILSPSVPEKCSILLKRTNAPITYLNDVKRLISMNANSETGNNEKAPIKDEP is encoded by the coding sequence ATGATTAGAAATATGGCTGGCAAGAGCAACTATGCATATATAGATGGCAATAATCTTTATCGTGGGGTGAAAAACTCCAGTTGGAACATTGACCTTTTTAGATTTAAAAGATGGCTGGCTGACAAATATGGAGTAACTCAAGCCTATTATTTCATTGGCTTAATTCCTAAGGAAAAAGATTTGTATGAAACTTTGCAGAAAGCGGGCTTTACTTTGATCTTTAAGGGGGTAGTATATGATGGAGATGGCAAACCTAAGGGGAACTGCGATGCCGATTTAGTTTTGCAAGCAGTGAGAGATGTTTATGAGAATGCTTGTGAGCAATCTGTATTAGTTAGTAGTGATGGTGATTATGCTGGCTTAGTGAAGTTCTTAAAAGAAAAGAATAAGTTAAAAATTATTCTTTCGCCAAGTGTTCCAGAGAAATGTTCTATTTTGTTAAAGAGAACCAATGCTCCTATTACTTATTTAAATGACGTAAAACGGCTAATTTCTATGAATGCTAATTCAGAAACGGGCAATAATGAAAAAGCCCCCATTAAGGACGAGCCTTAA
- a CDS encoding radical SAM protein, which yields MNYYHLNLGNTCNQKCGFCLVNGGKGYMLSFKEAREKLQRARRQEAIFLGIDGGEPTIAPYFPELIEESFLLGFKKIAIKTNGTGFSHYHLARKSLARQKENITIYLSLHGPSAEIHDKLVSERGGFGRALKAIQNLNKLGVRVICNLVVCSSNFLYLKEYIGLLNRLHIQETIFLFIIPKGRALKHSYLIPRIEDTLPFIKQAIDYANNLGIKVSLTFYPFCILGKYKNKTVEYHIKTDLNSFDQLYRDKYFARECQDCLYAKNCPRVWKKYIKFYPFVFAPNYK from the coding sequence ATGAATTATTATCATTTGAATCTAGGAAATACCTGTAATCAAAAATGTGGGTTTTGTTTGGTTAATGGAGGAAAAGGATATATGCTCTCGTTTAAAGAAGCGCGGGAAAAACTCCAGAGGGCAAGGAGACAAGAGGCGATTTTCTTAGGTATAGATGGGGGCGAGCCTACAATTGCGCCATATTTCCCGGAACTCATAGAAGAAAGTTTCCTTTTGGGTTTCAAAAAGATTGCCATAAAAACAAATGGTACTGGTTTTAGCCATTATCACTTAGCTAGAAAAAGCTTGGCAAGGCAGAAAGAAAATATTACAATTTACCTCTCTCTGCATGGTCCATCTGCTGAAATTCATGATAAACTAGTAAGTGAGAGGGGTGGGTTTGGCAGAGCCTTAAAGGCAATCCAAAACTTGAATAAATTAGGGGTTAGGGTTATTTGTAATTTAGTGGTTTGTTCGTCAAATTTTTTATACCTTAAAGAATATATTGGCCTACTTAATCGATTGCATATCCAAGAAACTATTTTTTTGTTCATTATTCCAAAAGGTCGTGCTTTAAAACATAGTTATCTCATCCCAAGGATAGAAGACACGCTTCCATTTATTAAGCAGGCTATCGATTATGCAAATAACCTAGGGATAAAAGTTTCACTTACTTTCTATCCCTTTTGCATATTGGGTAAATATAAAAATAAAACGGTAGAATATCATATCAAGACCGATCTCAATTCTTTCGACCAACTATATCGGGATAAATATTTTGCTAGGGAGTGCCAGGATTGCTTGTATGCAAAAAATTGTCCTAGAGTTTGGAAGAAGTACATAAAATTTTATCCTTTTGTTTTCGCCCCAAATTATAAGTGA
- a CDS encoding AI-2E family transporter has product MKAEELKLDITWKSLWRVLALGLLVVGVWHFKWLIFVVLFSIILAMIFERPINKLIAHKLPRMIATTAVYLLVIFSLAGLIYLTIPIIVENVAPFSKLFTQNTVQNQVTNLINGKTVISAPATTSAAPNILSLFGGEIGAWWENISKIFKTLGNVGDSLGKGVLAVMMAYYLNLKKGGVRSNLAKLLPEKHQELFNAFWPRIQYKVDSWFYSQLLISAIIGIVVFVGLLLLQVRYSYFLGILVAFLDFIPYVGPAIGLGLIVVVSIKEGWLTVVLAAALFLFAQNLESIISPYFRGKMIKMDPIMIILALLVGGSLGGAIGMVLAIPLAAIVSEILQDKKIMKALFHKTEYVPVGEEEANP; this is encoded by the coding sequence ATGAAGGCAGAAGAACTAAAATTAGATATTACCTGGAAGTCCTTATGGCGTGTTTTAGCGTTGGGACTTTTAGTCGTGGGCGTCTGGCATTTTAAATGGCTGATTTTTGTGGTGCTTTTCTCGATTATTTTGGCAATGATATTTGAACGTCCTATTAATAAGCTTATTGCGCATAAATTACCGCGGATGATAGCCACTACAGCTGTTTATCTTTTGGTAATTTTTTCTTTGGCCGGCCTCATCTATCTCACCATTCCTATTATAGTGGAAAATGTAGCCCCCTTTTCTAAGTTGTTTACCCAGAATACAGTGCAAAATCAAGTTACCAATTTAATCAATGGTAAAACTGTTATCTCGGCACCCGCAACTACTAGCGCTGCCCCCAATATTTTGAGTCTCTTTGGAGGAGAGATTGGAGCTTGGTGGGAAAATATAAGTAAAATTTTTAAAACTCTGGGCAATGTGGGCGATTCTTTGGGCAAAGGCGTTTTAGCGGTAATGATGGCGTATTATTTAAACCTCAAGAAAGGAGGGGTGCGCAGTAATTTAGCTAAATTATTGCCAGAAAAACATCAAGAACTATTTAATGCTTTCTGGCCTCGCATACAATATAAAGTTGACTCTTGGTTTTATTCCCAATTGCTAATTAGCGCAATTATAGGGATAGTAGTTTTTGTCGGATTGCTCCTATTACAAGTGCGCTATTCCTACTTTTTGGGAATCTTAGTAGCCTTTCTGGATTTTATACCTTATGTTGGACCAGCTATTGGCTTGGGACTCATTGTGGTAGTAAGCATAAAAGAGGGTTGGCTGACAGTAGTTTTAGCCGCTGCCTTATTCCTTTTTGCCCAAAACCTTGAAAGTATAATCTCTCCGTATTTCAGAGGAAAAATGATAAAAATGGACCCTATCATGATTATCCTAGCCCTGCTTGTAGGCGGATCTCTAGGTGGGGCTATCGGTATGGTTTTGGCTATTCCCTTGGCGGCCATTGTGTCAGAGATACTCCAAGATAAAAAAATAATGAAAGCATTATTTCACAAGACCGAATATGTGCCAGTAGGTGAAGAGGAAGCTAATCCATAA
- the hxsD gene encoding His-Xaa-Ser system protein HxsD, with amino-acid sequence MDRTHIDVDKNEVTLKIDVQTYTLEAIYGAAYVFLDTTYVFLDKDAAGDIITVLKPKTILTKKGLENLSGEFSNQLLNYSLRESIAKDNQKIREYIVGRALVGAIGEDPLADESAGIGTNSDEDTGEWKGDDLGIAIPWEEKFSPKKISKKKPNKIAKK; translated from the coding sequence ATGGATCGTACTCATATAGATGTGGATAAGAACGAAGTTACTTTAAAGATTGATGTCCAAACATACACCTTGGAAGCGATTTATGGCGCAGCCTATGTTTTTTTAGACACGACCTATGTTTTTTTAGATAAAGATGCGGCGGGCGATATTATTACAGTCTTGAAGCCGAAAACAATCTTAACTAAAAAGGGTTTGGAAAATTTAAGTGGTGAGTTTAGTAATCAACTACTTAATTATTCTCTCAGGGAGTCAATTGCTAAAGACAACCAAAAAATTAGAGAATATATTGTCGGAAGGGCTTTGGTTGGAGCAATAGGCGAAGATCCATTAGCAGACGAATCTGCTGGAATAGGCACAAACAGCGACGAAGATACGGGTGAATGGAAAGGGGATGACTTAGGTATAGCGATACCCTGGGAAGAAAAATTTTCTCCCAAAAAGATTAGCAAGAAAAAGCCCAACAAAATAGCTAAGAAATAA
- a CDS encoding HxsD-like protein produces MTINFNKEIYTVQSVKAAIAAYKGIAVFTLEEKKKFIVVNLKSKKNTKDTPLNLKEEFCNYVLSEIRS; encoded by the coding sequence ATGACCATTAATTTTAATAAAGAAATTTATACCGTCCAGTCAGTTAAAGCGGCTATTGCAGCCTATAAGGGAATCGCAGTTTTTACTTTAGAAGAAAAGAAAAAATTCATTGTCGTAAATTTGAAAAGCAAGAAAAATACTAAGGATACCCCTCTTAATTTAAAAGAGGAGTTCTGTAATTATGTTTTATCTGAAATCAGAAGCTAA
- a CDS encoding radical SAM protein, translating to MLLHHLQLALTLANLVMLLARGSILPIPPIRPMAPIPPIPPIRPILPILPILLMVPTVPMALIAPTALILLMVLTAHMVLTPLIPPIHLIAPTVPTAHMVLTPLTPLTLLILLIAPTVPMVPMLHMCLIVIAAVEQRDTPMLVPKFSYMLIEIVDLKKTTFFSQVLENKELVKLIPDFGYSINNTLVTLFASKTQIILGSFILGKVFKLQYKDYRKYIENFSSQSFIPQLLIDLQIVTLEIKHPRVFQPNTYFTNLQLNLTPNCNLRCRYCYALSGRKPDHQVMTFEIARKAIDYVSQYCGDSLNLKFVGEGESTTEFILLKRVVNYAKRKIGQVTINPLSTNGIISKQVADWLIKNVKHIQISCDGPAFIQNKYRPLANGMPSSQIVENTVKYLIKKQKDFVVRATMTADLFGNETQIVNYFWQLGVKNLAFGPLEEVGAAKAMIKQLELKQTTKLSNLESLFQEFKKLMELQNELGMDVTVLNFKAIGSTVTCSIYTKSNLVIDPHGNASACDRHNDTSDFIKYPFMQDFIVGGYNSKTKAFKIDLAKVDGLKDKIEHQMNVNGCNDCSLLRACSTICLYAQGHKSGTIDPIIPLCGSIEKISPTITLKYFSERYLINKKPCLQIKNGRLFFSLLYTDFELAVSNGGKNLKKNPYIIIKDVEHLSALAAKIINYKNKHKDLVMVLINFQITTALLNKNTANSITIFLDALQKNKVCYRVTEPLPKILFGQKYLEVCQTYSLPVSYKDCLELYRLKGERVYFARNQIGKRNFSEYQDREDIYKDFLSSR from the coding sequence ATGCTACTACACCACCTTCAACTGGCGCTCACGTTAGCCAATTTAGTGATGTTGCTGGCAAGGGGCAGCATTCTTCCCATTCCTCCCATTCGTCCCATGGCTCCCATTCCTCCCATTCCTCCCATTCGTCCCATTCTTCCCATTCTTCCCATTCTTCTCATGGTTCCCACAGTTCCCATGGCTCTCATAGCTCCCACGGCTCTCATTCTTCTCATGGTTCTCACAGCTCACATGGTTCTCACTCCTCTCATTCCTCCCATTCATCTCATAGCTCCCACGGTTCCCACAGCTCACATGGTTCTCACTCCTCTCACTCCTCTCACTCTTCTCATTCTTCTCATAGCTCCCACGGTTCCCATGGTTCCCATGCTTCACATGTGTCTCATAGTAATTGCTGCTGTGGAACAACGGGATACACCTATGCTGGTTCCTAAATTTAGTTATATGTTAATAGAGATAGTAGATTTAAAAAAAACGACATTTTTTAGTCAGGTATTAGAAAATAAGGAATTAGTGAAACTAATACCTGATTTTGGTTATAGTATTAATAATACTTTGGTTACTTTGTTTGCATCTAAAACCCAGATCATTTTGGGTTCTTTTATACTGGGTAAAGTCTTTAAACTACAATATAAAGATTATAGAAAATACATTGAGAATTTTTCCTCGCAATCTTTCATACCGCAACTGCTAATTGATTTGCAAATTGTTACTTTGGAGATAAAGCATCCAAGAGTTTTTCAGCCAAATACTTATTTCACTAATTTACAGCTAAACTTGACCCCTAATTGTAATTTAAGGTGTCGTTATTGTTATGCCCTGTCTGGCAGAAAACCTGATCACCAAGTGATGACTTTCGAAATAGCGAGGAAGGCTATTGATTATGTTTCTCAGTATTGTGGAGATTCTCTTAATTTAAAATTTGTTGGAGAGGGTGAGTCCACAACTGAGTTTATATTGTTAAAAAGGGTCGTTAATTATGCTAAACGGAAAATCGGTCAGGTTACTATTAATCCGCTATCAACCAATGGCATTATTTCTAAGCAAGTAGCAGATTGGCTAATCAAGAATGTTAAACATATTCAAATTTCTTGTGATGGCCCGGCCTTTATTCAAAATAAATATAGACCGCTTGCGAACGGTATGCCATCAAGCCAAATAGTGGAAAACACGGTGAAATATCTTATTAAAAAACAAAAGGATTTTGTTGTGCGGGCGACAATGACAGCCGATCTTTTTGGTAATGAAACCCAAATTGTTAACTACTTTTGGCAATTAGGCGTCAAAAATCTGGCTTTTGGGCCATTAGAAGAGGTGGGGGCTGCCAAGGCAATGATAAAACAATTAGAATTGAAACAAACGACTAAACTAAGTAACCTAGAATCGTTATTTCAAGAATTTAAAAAGTTAATGGAGCTACAAAATGAATTGGGAATGGATGTTACTGTTTTAAATTTTAAAGCAATAGGTTCTACAGTTACTTGTTCTATCTATACTAAATCTAATTTAGTTATTGACCCACACGGTAATGCTTCGGCTTGTGATAGACATAATGATACTAGCGATTTTATTAAATATCCTTTCATGCAAGATTTTATAGTGGGGGGGTATAATTCTAAAACCAAAGCATTTAAAATTGATTTAGCTAAGGTAGATGGCTTGAAGGACAAAATCGAACACCAGATGAACGTTAATGGTTGTAATGATTGCTCTCTGCTGAGAGCTTGCTCCACGATTTGCTTATATGCTCAAGGTCACAAGAGTGGCACGATTGACCCAATAATTCCTCTCTGTGGGTCAATAGAAAAAATATCGCCCACGATTACTTTGAAATATTTTTCTGAAAGGTATCTGATTAATAAAAAACCATGCTTGCAAATAAAAAACGGCAGATTATTCTTTTCTCTTTTGTATACTGATTTTGAATTGGCTGTTAGCAATGGTGGGAAGAATTTAAAGAAAAATCCTTATATTATAATTAAGGACGTTGAACACTTAAGCGCATTGGCTGCAAAAATTATAAATTATAAAAATAAGCATAAAGACTTGGTAATGGTTTTAATTAACTTCCAGATCACCACGGCTTTATTAAATAAAAATACGGCGAACTCCATTACTATTTTTCTAGATGCCTTACAAAAGAATAAAGTGTGCTATAGAGTCACAGAACCATTACCAAAGATTTTATTCGGACAAAAATATTTAGAGGTATGCCAAACCTACTCTTTGCCAGTGAGCTACAAGGATTGTTTAGAACTATACAGGCTAAAAGGGGAAAGAGTCTATTTTGCGCGTAATCAAATTGGTAAACGAAACTTTAGTGAATATCAAGACCGGGAAGACATTTATAAAGATTTTCTGTCTTCGCGATAA
- a CDS encoding TatD family hydrolase, with protein MLFDSHCHLTDAKFDVDREKIINEAERDGLFMVTVGPSYEESLKAIALANKYPKNIWATVGIHPEYADGLADNVSALLETIVHDRKVVAVGEGGLDYAQLEEKSKVQSLKFKQNAETMETREKQKWLFKIQLDLALKHDLPIIMHLRNKNGEGNGFNAYGDALEILDGLPQMPKGVVHFFQGNLGEAQDFLKRGFYLGFDGYITFDNRYDNLLREVPLERILIETDAPYVAPVPFRGKRNEPKFVEYVLEKIVKVRQVSIDEVKDITFANTKKLFRIEES; from the coding sequence ATGTTATTTGATTCCCACTGTCATCTGACAGATGCAAAATTTGACGTAGATAGAGAAAAAATCATAAATGAAGCTGAGCGTGACGGTCTGTTTATGGTTACCGTCGGTCCAAGTTATGAAGAATCTTTAAAAGCTATTGCTTTAGCTAATAAATATCCTAAAAATATTTGGGCCACAGTGGGGATTCATCCGGAGTATGCCGATGGATTGGCAGATAATGTATCGGCATTACTAGAAACAATAGTGCATGATAGAAAAGTAGTGGCCGTAGGTGAGGGCGGACTGGACTATGCGCAGTTAGAGGAAAAGTCTAAAGTCCAAAGTTTAAAGTTTAAACAAAATGCAGAAACGATGGAGACAAGAGAAAAACAGAAATGGTTGTTTAAAATACAGCTGGATTTGGCGCTCAAACATGATTTGCCGATTATAATGCACCTGCGCAATAAAAATGGGGAAGGCAATGGCTTTAACGCTTATGGGGATGCCTTAGAAATACTTGATGGATTACCCCAAATGCCTAAAGGAGTAGTCCATTTTTTCCAAGGGAATCTAGGTGAAGCTCAAGATTTTTTAAAGAGAGGCTTTTATTTGGGTTTTGACGGCTATATTACTTTTGACAATCGTTATGATAATCTCCTGCGAGAGGTTCCCTTAGAAAGAATATTGATAGAAACTGATGCCCCGTACGTGGCGCCAGTGCCCTTTAGAGGCAAAAGAAATGAACCAAAATTTGTGGAGTATGTTTTAGAAAAGATAGTCAAGGTCAGACAAGTAAGTATAGATGAAGTTAAAGATATAACTTTCGCTAATACTAAGAAGCTATTTAGAATAGAAGAGTCATAA